Proteins from a genomic interval of Chroococcidiopsis thermalis PCC 7203:
- a CDS encoding tetratricopeptide repeat protein → MERKHSEVLTLVSRSGKVLSTFLLSVGIASAGVASANKPILAQTATQTNISQERQVAQLQPNSQQQSPVQQQVQAEANRIFSQTLTIFNILLAVLVLILALAIATLFLLRRSVVREVADLVAARIKEVGELESKLNTANQEVKKLLRAAQGIAEDMDNEADTLHQEINAKRNNLSQLISEVYQTKNQVLSDLATQVNSSKQALENLENQFSTQLTDLHLGAQKHRDLILRNLEQLGADFSPQLMELQADVQAQKDAIVQNLKRSEQDFIQQLNDIQGTTQKQREAILGNLEQLAVAFTHQLSEFQIDVQGQKDVALQQFEQTKTNFDTQVLALQADAQAQKSLTLQEFEQAKSEFDGELSVIQAEIEKRRDTALRQFVQAKTDFDTQVNAFNADIIEQKDSSLKNFRQVEGTFITQLFELEKQAANQKDLTIRNLERLSADFAPQLAALQAEVQGQKDGILRKLQQSETAFVARLNELQQQSQTQRNLLVENLERLSLEFAPKLAEMEADVREQKDTILQNLSRSETDVVKQLSALRGNIQKQRDVVIQGLKQAEADYKQQLNAIQTEAQAERNTILQNLRSLQSEFAPQLAEIKTETARKFQEQNDLALESIAKLRQAIAAQISASGTKLQTEIEQAIQNLKTREVEYESEVENTQAGIKSQQDRTIQSIAELETEARNKLSGIQAEIQTRKDKTLQAIDKLETTLSSFLKDLQSEATTQKELILHNLAEVAPKAIAEAAFAEMTEKLEELTAQIERLRSNQPHLFLNPEDCVNQGNTLFAEGRYEAAVVAYNRALELKPDNPDVWYQLGIAHWELQQYEKAIAAYDKVLEVRPNNPETWYQRGLALKELKRYEGAFAAFNKVLKVEPNDEKAWFQRGIVLGRASKLAEAIAAYDKAVEINPQYYQAWIDRGVALGKLQRHEEAFQSFDKAVQIKPDSAVAWLNRGMALEVLERYEDAIASYDKAIEFNPDSFKAWNSRGYLLVQLERDAEALTSFDRALQIKSDYSNAYYNKAACYALQGQAESALENLQQAIKLNPSHREEAQADPDFEGLINDRRFQQEIGG, encoded by the coding sequence ATGGAACGCAAGCATTCAGAAGTCTTGACACTGGTATCCCGTAGTGGAAAGGTTCTCTCTACTTTCCTGCTGTCTGTAGGTATTGCAAGTGCTGGAGTTGCTAGCGCTAATAAGCCCATTCTTGCCCAAACAGCTACCCAAACTAACATTAGCCAAGAAAGACAGGTAGCGCAGTTACAGCCAAATAGCCAACAACAAAGTCCAGTCCAACAGCAAGTTCAAGCCGAAGCAAATCGCATATTTAGCCAGACGTTAACGATATTTAACATTCTGCTTGCCGTCCTAGTACTCATTTTAGCTTTGGCGATCGCGACTCTGTTTTTGCTACGGCGATCCGTGGTGCGCGAGGTAGCCGATTTAGTTGCAGCACGTATTAAAGAGGTGGGAGAGTTAGAAAGTAAGCTGAATACTGCTAACCAAGAAGTGAAAAAGCTGTTGCGTGCAGCTCAAGGTATCGCTGAGGATATGGATAATGAGGCAGATACTTTACACCAAGAAATTAATGCTAAAAGAAATAATCTCTCTCAGCTAATTTCTGAAGTCTACCAAACTAAGAATCAAGTCTTATCAGATCTAGCTACTCAAGTCAATAGTTCTAAACAAGCATTAGAAAATTTAGAAAATCAGTTCTCTACACAACTGACAGATTTACATTTAGGAGCGCAGAAGCACAGAGATTTAATATTACGTAATTTAGAACAATTAGGGGCTGATTTTTCACCTCAACTGATGGAATTGCAAGCCGACGTACAAGCACAAAAAGATGCGATCGTGCAGAATTTGAAGCGATCGGAGCAAGACTTTATCCAACAATTAAATGATATCCAAGGGACGACTCAAAAGCAACGAGAAGCTATTTTGGGGAACTTAGAACAATTAGCAGTTGCTTTTACTCACCAACTCTCAGAATTTCAAATTGATGTGCAAGGACAAAAAGATGTTGCATTACAACAATTTGAACAGACGAAAACAAATTTTGATACTCAGGTTTTAGCATTACAAGCAGATGCACAAGCACAAAAATCTCTAACGTTGCAAGAATTCGAGCAAGCGAAATCGGAGTTTGATGGTGAGTTATCAGTAATACAAGCAGAAATAGAAAAGCGTAGGGATACTGCTTTACGACAGTTCGTGCAAGCAAAAACAGATTTCGACACTCAAGTTAATGCCTTCAACGCCGATATTATCGAGCAAAAAGATAGTTCTCTAAAAAACTTCAGGCAAGTAGAAGGTACATTTATTACTCAATTGTTTGAACTGGAAAAGCAGGCAGCAAATCAGAAAGATTTAACAATCCGCAATTTAGAAAGACTGAGTGCGGATTTTGCGCCTCAACTAGCTGCGTTGCAAGCAGAGGTACAGGGACAAAAAGACGGTATTTTGAGGAAATTACAACAGTCAGAAACAGCATTTGTAGCGCGGCTCAATGAGTTACAACAGCAGTCACAAACTCAAAGAAATTTATTAGTAGAAAACTTAGAAAGATTGAGTCTGGAGTTTGCGCCTAAGCTAGCAGAAATGGAAGCAGACGTGCGGGAACAGAAAGATACAATTTTGCAAAACCTGAGCAGATCGGAAACAGATGTTGTAAAACAACTATCAGCACTGCGGGGAAATATTCAAAAGCAGCGAGACGTTGTGATTCAAGGCTTGAAACAAGCGGAAGCAGATTACAAGCAACAATTGAATGCGATTCAAACAGAGGCGCAAGCAGAAAGAAACACAATTTTACAAAATCTCAGATCCTTACAATCTGAATTTGCGCCACAACTAGCTGAAATTAAAACTGAAACTGCACGAAAGTTTCAAGAACAAAACGATTTGGCGCTAGAGAGTATAGCAAAGTTGCGCCAAGCGATCGCCGCTCAAATTTCTGCATCTGGGACAAAACTGCAAACGGAAATCGAGCAAGCCATTCAAAACCTCAAAACGCGAGAAGTTGAGTATGAATCTGAGGTGGAAAATACTCAAGCTGGAATTAAATCTCAACAAGATCGGACAATTCAAAGCATAGCAGAACTGGAAACCGAAGCGAGAAATAAACTTTCGGGTATTCAAGCAGAAATTCAAACTCGGAAAGATAAAACGTTGCAAGCGATCGATAAATTAGAAACCACGCTGTCTAGTTTCTTAAAAGATTTGCAATCGGAGGCAACAACCCAGAAAGAGTTAATTTTGCATAATTTAGCAGAAGTTGCTCCCAAAGCGATCGCAGAAGCGGCATTTGCTGAAATGACTGAGAAATTAGAGGAATTGACAGCGCAGATCGAACGCCTGAGATCGAATCAACCGCACTTATTCCTTAACCCAGAAGATTGTGTAAATCAGGGTAATACTTTATTTGCTGAAGGTAGATACGAAGCTGCTGTTGTCGCCTACAATCGGGCTTTAGAATTGAAACCCGATAACCCCGATGTATGGTATCAACTAGGAATAGCACATTGGGAATTACAACAATACGAAAAAGCGATCGCAGCATACGATAAAGTATTGGAAGTTCGTCCTAACAATCCCGAAACTTGGTATCAACGGGGTTTGGCATTGAAAGAATTAAAACGCTATGAAGGTGCATTTGCGGCGTTTAATAAAGTCCTCAAAGTCGAACCAAATGATGAGAAAGCTTGGTTCCAACGCGGGATTGTGTTGGGAAGAGCGAGCAAACTGGCTGAAGCGATCGCGGCTTATGACAAAGCAGTAGAAATTAACCCACAATACTATCAAGCTTGGATCGATCGCGGTGTTGCTTTAGGAAAACTACAACGCCATGAAGAAGCGTTTCAATCATTTGACAAAGCCGTACAAATAAAACCCGATAGTGCAGTAGCGTGGTTGAATCGGGGAATGGCATTAGAGGTATTGGAAAGGTATGAAGACGCGATCGCATCTTACGATAAGGCGATCGAATTTAATCCCGACTCATTCAAAGCTTGGAACTCTAGAGGATATCTCCTCGTACAACTAGAACGGGATGCAGAAGCATTAACGAGTTTCGATCGCGCTCTACAAATTAAATCTGATTATTCCAATGCTTATTACAATAAAGCTGCCTGTTATGCTTTGCAAGGACAAGCCGAATCTGCCTTAGAAAACTTGCAGCAAGCAATTAAACTCAATCCCAGCCACCGCGAAGAAGCACAAGCCGATCCCGATTTTGAAGGGTTAATTAACGATCGGCGCTTTCAGCAAGAAATTGGGGGATAA
- a CDS encoding 2'-5' RNA ligase family protein: MGQKVAFWLIPATADRIFFQEAIDRLAENYAAFSFTPHVTIYWGEFADDASLTEILEQAVRGINAFSLQCDRVLYTDQFTKTLFVQFHPSIILSQITESIRNHSQSPADFTLNPHLSLMYKHLDADVKQSIAATISLPRTEVFFDEIQVLLTPDTAQSQADIENITSVISCQLPGSCE; the protein is encoded by the coding sequence ATGGGTCAAAAAGTAGCATTTTGGTTAATTCCCGCCACCGCCGATAGAATCTTCTTTCAGGAAGCTATCGATCGCCTTGCCGAAAATTACGCTGCTTTCTCCTTCACGCCTCACGTTACAATTTACTGGGGAGAATTTGCAGATGATGCATCTCTAACTGAAATTTTAGAGCAGGCAGTTCGAGGAATTAACGCTTTTAGTTTACAGTGCGATCGCGTCTTATATACAGACCAATTTACGAAAACTCTTTTCGTCCAATTTCATCCCAGTATAATCTTAAGTCAGATTACAGAGTCAATTCGGAATCACTCCCAGTCCCCTGCCGATTTTACTCTCAATCCCCATCTCAGCTTGATGTACAAACATCTCGATGCAGATGTAAAACAATCAATAGCTGCAACCATTTCTCTACCGAGAACTGAGGTTTTTTTCGATGAAATTCAAGTATTGCTGACTCCAGATACCGCTCAATCGCAAGCAGATATTGAAAATATTACATCGGTTATCAGTTGTCAGTTACCAGGGAGTTGTGAGTAG
- a CDS encoding NIL domain-containing protein: MAIPSDVELGTHRPTQTRLKIRIPKGLHSEPVISRLTSQCGITVNILAALLSANGRDDGWFDLELHGTKPQIGNAITYLNDLDLEIWGHSTPEEDGW; this comes from the coding sequence ATGGCGATTCCAAGCGATGTGGAATTAGGTACGCATAGACCAACTCAAACTCGGCTCAAGATTCGCATACCCAAAGGCTTGCATAGCGAACCAGTCATTTCTCGCCTCACTTCCCAGTGTGGGATTACTGTAAACATTTTGGCGGCTTTACTGAGTGCGAATGGACGCGATGATGGTTGGTTCGATTTAGAACTTCATGGGACAAAACCTCAGATTGGCAACGCGATTACCTATTTGAACGACTTGGATTTAGAAATTTGGGGACACTCTACGCCAGAAGAAGACGGCTGGTAA
- a CDS encoding PAS domain S-box protein: MVKRKSLFWRYGVAVLTVAIALVVTLFLATLIHKESPFMLFFIAILVSAWCGGMGAGLAATALAAILCNYFFLPPQYVLSIASWEQGLRLTIFVLEAICICTAIAILNSARVRAQQSQVAALHCQATLLQSEERFRLLIEGVKDYAIFMLDADGIVASWNAGAARITGYKAREAIGQHYSRFYTYTDIESGIPQQELQTAIAQERLETEGWRIRRDGSRFWANVVTTALKDSSGEIQGFSQVVRDVSDRQRSEELLRQSQERLHLTLEASQIGIWDWNLHTHELKWSLQQEALFDLAPGTFAGTYEAVLDRIYPEDRASFSEAITRALERTGEFEQEFRILSADGNIRWLAGQGKVFYDDADRAIWMTGINRNISEQKQAAARIQAVEREKDFLLKEVHHRVKNNLQMISSLLSLQTNYVSDRQTLEILKSGEARIFSMALVHDLLYRSQSQNFVQINLADYIETLVNNLYSTYDTAKLNCKQVTLKLATEPIWVSIDIAILCGLIINELTTNAMKHAFKKRQFGQICIAVQFEEPQTHNHVILKVSDDGIGLPLELNWQNTKSLGLQIVNILTNQLKGNIELTKKDFGTEFIVRFSI; encoded by the coding sequence GTGGTTAAGCGTAAATCTCTATTTTGGCGTTACGGTGTAGCAGTGTTGACAGTGGCGATCGCCTTAGTTGTCACGCTCTTTCTCGCTACCCTAATCCATAAAGAAAGCCCATTTATGCTGTTTTTCATTGCGATTTTGGTCAGTGCCTGGTGTGGTGGAATGGGAGCGGGATTAGCAGCAACAGCACTCGCAGCAATCTTATGCAACTATTTTTTCCTCCCTCCTCAATACGTGCTATCCATCGCGAGTTGGGAGCAAGGCTTGCGCCTAACGATTTTCGTTCTCGAAGCCATCTGTATCTGTACTGCTATTGCTATCCTTAACTCTGCTAGAGTGCGAGCGCAACAGAGCCAAGTCGCAGCGTTACATTGCCAAGCAACTTTACTCCAAAGTGAAGAACGTTTCCGTCTGCTAATTGAGGGAGTGAAAGATTACGCAATTTTCATGCTCGATGCTGATGGAATAGTTGCCAGTTGGAATGCAGGAGCGGCTAGAATTACAGGCTATAAAGCTAGAGAAGCGATCGGGCAACACTACTCTCGATTTTACACCTATACCGACATAGAAAGCGGTATTCCCCAACAGGAATTACAAACAGCGATCGCGCAAGAGCGTCTGGAAACGGAAGGCTGGCGGATACGACGAGATGGCTCTAGGTTTTGGGCGAATGTCGTCACGACAGCTCTCAAAGATAGTAGCGGAGAAATTCAAGGTTTTTCTCAAGTCGTGCGCGATGTTAGCGATCGCCAACGTAGTGAAGAGTTGCTCCGCCAGAGTCAAGAGAGGTTGCATTTGACTTTAGAAGCATCGCAGATAGGAATTTGGGACTGGAATTTGCATACGCACGAACTTAAGTGGTCTTTGCAACAAGAGGCTTTATTCGATCTCGCACCTGGGACATTTGCAGGTACTTACGAAGCTGTTCTCGATCGGATTTATCCAGAAGATCGTGCTTCGTTCAGCGAAGCTATTACCCGCGCGCTGGAAAGAACGGGAGAATTTGAGCAAGAATTTCGCATTCTTAGTGCTGATGGTAATATTCGTTGGTTGGCGGGACAAGGTAAAGTTTTTTATGATGATGCCGATCGAGCGATCTGGATGACTGGAATTAATCGCAACATTTCCGAGCAGAAGCAAGCAGCAGCACGCATTCAAGCTGTAGAACGAGAAAAAGATTTTTTGTTGAAAGAAGTTCACCACCGCGTTAAAAATAATCTACAAATGATTTCTAGTTTGCTTAGTTTACAAACAAACTATGTCAGCGATCGCCAAACGCTAGAAATTCTAAAATCGGGTGAGGCTCGGATCTTTTCTATGGCTCTGGTTCACGATCTCTTGTATCGCTCTCAATCTCAAAATTTCGTTCAAATTAATTTAGCTGATTATATTGAAACACTAGTTAATAATTTATACAGTACATATGACACTGCTAAACTCAATTGCAAGCAAGTTACTTTAAAACTTGCAACAGAACCAATTTGGGTAAGTATAGATATTGCTATTCTCTGCGGCTTGATTATTAACGAACTTACAACAAATGCAATGAAACATGCTTTCAAAAAGAGGCAATTTGGGCAAATTTGTATTGCAGTTCAATTTGAAGAACCTCAAACTCATAATCATGTCATTCTCAAAGTCAGCGATGATGGAATTGGATTACCGCTAGAACTTAATTGGCAAAATACTAAATCTTTAGGACTACAAATAGTCAATATATTAACCAACCAGCTAAAAGGAAATATTGAATTAACTAAAAAAGATTTTGGTACGGAATTCATAGTGAGATTTTCGATCTAG
- a CDS encoding aminotransferase class I/II-fold pyridoxal phosphate-dependent enzyme, whose protein sequence is MEFDIISQAKTPILEALWQCATRINHAPFYTPGHKRGEGITQQLVNYFGKAIFSADLPELPELDNLFAPQGIIQEAQELAAVAFGAEKTWFLVNGSTCGVEAAILATCGVGDKIILPRNVHNSAIAGLILSGAVPIFIAPAYDPVLDIAHSITPEAVAAALAAHPDAKAVLMVYPTYYGVCGDLNAIAAVVHQHNIPLLVDEAHGSHFAFHSELPTPALAAGADLSVQSTHKVLGALTQASMLHVSGNRIDRDRLNKSLQLLQSTSPSYLLLASLDAARQQMALYGEELMTKALRLADEARNRISQIPNLSVLQMPAKNSGFVALDETRLTVTVSGLGIAGFEADEILHQELGVTAELPSLQHLTFIISLGNTVADIERLVEGFAVLAERSTQVSQKSKVKSQNQLQIPNSVSRRRSEALFRIPNSLLTPREAFFAPTETLPFHQTRDRISAELICPYPPGIPILMPGEIITSEALEYLQQIQVSDGYITGCTEPSLTQLKVVKK, encoded by the coding sequence ATGGAATTTGACATCATCTCTCAAGCCAAAACTCCAATTCTGGAGGCTCTTTGGCAATGTGCAACTCGAATCAATCATGCTCCTTTCTATACCCCAGGACATAAACGGGGAGAAGGAATCACCCAGCAGCTAGTAAATTACTTTGGTAAAGCCATATTTAGTGCTGACTTACCAGAATTGCCGGAGTTAGATAACCTATTTGCACCCCAAGGAATCATTCAGGAAGCGCAAGAATTAGCCGCAGTCGCGTTTGGAGCGGAAAAAACCTGGTTTTTAGTCAACGGTTCAACTTGTGGTGTAGAGGCAGCAATTTTAGCAACTTGTGGGGTAGGAGATAAGATTATTCTGCCGCGTAACGTGCATAATTCAGCGATCGCAGGTCTAATTCTCTCTGGTGCTGTCCCTATTTTCATTGCTCCTGCATACGATCCGGTGCTGGATATCGCTCACAGCATCACTCCTGAAGCAGTAGCCGCAGCCTTAGCCGCACATCCCGATGCCAAAGCGGTGTTGATGGTATATCCAACATATTACGGTGTATGTGGCGATCTAAATGCGATCGCTGCTGTAGTTCATCAACATAATATTCCTTTATTAGTTGACGAGGCGCACGGTTCCCACTTTGCCTTTCATTCCGAATTGCCTACCCCTGCCTTAGCAGCTGGCGCAGATTTAAGCGTACAGTCAACTCATAAGGTTTTAGGGGCATTGACTCAAGCTTCAATGCTACACGTTAGCGGCAATAGAATAGATCGCGATCGCCTAAATAAATCCTTACAATTATTACAATCTACCAGTCCCAGTTATTTACTTTTAGCCTCCCTAGATGCCGCACGGCAACAAATGGCATTATACGGCGAGGAATTGATGACGAAAGCTTTGCGCTTAGCTGATGAAGCCAGAAACCGGATTAGTCAAATTCCCAATCTTTCAGTTTTACAGATGCCAGCAAAAAACTCAGGCTTTGTTGCACTTGACGAGACGAGACTTACCGTCACTGTCTCCGGTTTGGGGATCGCGGGATTTGAGGCGGATGAAATCTTGCATCAAGAATTAGGCGTTACAGCCGAATTACCATCTTTACAGCACCTCACGTTTATTATTTCCTTGGGCAACACAGTAGCAGATATCGAGCGACTGGTAGAAGGTTTTGCTGTTCTGGCTGAAAGATCTACACAAGTAAGTCAAAAGTCGAAAGTTAAAAGTCAAAACCAACTCCAAATTCCGAATTCCGTCAGCCGAAGGCGAAGCGAAGCGTTATTCCGAATTCCGAATTCTCTTCTCACACCGCGTGAGGCTTTCTTTGCTCCAACAGAAACACTACCATTTCATCAGACACGCGATCGCATCAGTGCAGAACTTATCTGTCCCTATCCTCCAGGGATTCCTATTTTAATGCCAGGAGAAATCATCACCTCAGAAGCATTGGAATACCTACAACAGATTCAAGTCAGTGATGGATACATTACCGGATGCACCGAGCCGAGTCTCACTCAGTTAAAAGTAGTTAAGAAGTGA
- a CDS encoding carbon dioxide-concentrating mechanism protein CcmK, giving the protein MIETAGVPAAVEAGDAMCKAALVTLVAYENTDLGRITVIIRGAVSEVNVAITAGLAAVLRVNGGEILSHHIIARPHENLEYILPIHRTEDVAQFQHDICFPPPLSA; this is encoded by the coding sequence ATGATTGAGACTGCGGGCGTTCCTGCTGCTGTGGAAGCTGGGGATGCGATGTGTAAAGCGGCGCTGGTGACTCTTGTTGCATACGAAAACACGGATCTCGGTCGCATTACAGTTATCATCAGAGGCGCTGTTTCTGAGGTGAATGTAGCTATTACAGCTGGCTTAGCAGCTGTGTTGCGGGTTAATGGCGGCGAGATCCTTTCCCATCACATTATTGCTCGTCCTCACGAAAATTTAGAGTATATCTTACCAATTCACCGCACTGAAGATGTAGCTCAATTTCAGCACGATATTTGCTTTCCCCCACCTTTGTCGGCGTAG
- a CDS encoding DUF1344 domain-containing protein — translation MSINITGTIERRDIGTGAWALVADDGTTYEIPRGTAKELLKDGQKVKVAGEVKEDVMSLAMIGPVLEVKSFEIV, via the coding sequence ATGAGTATTAACATTACAGGGACGATCGAGCGGCGCGATATTGGTACTGGGGCTTGGGCTTTGGTTGCAGATGACGGCACGACATATGAGATTCCTAGAGGGACTGCCAAGGAATTGCTGAAGGACGGACAAAAAGTGAAAGTTGCTGGAGAGGTAAAAGAAGATGTGATGAGCCTAGCGATGATCGGTCCCGTCTTAGAGGTAAAATCGTTTGAAATTGTCTAA
- a CDS encoding hybrid sensor histidine kinase/response regulator: MNIPAKILVVEDEGIVAKDIENRLQKFGYHVCKTVATGEDAIAQISELKPDLVLVDIRLQGDMDGIAVAQILHHHFELPVVYLTASSDEYIVTRALATHPFGYIVKPFREQELKTTIEIALNKYLVEQNLKQNKYWLRTVLKSINNGVIASDTEGKITLMNPIAEALTGWNRQDACGKEATEVVKIIPTQTISEHPIQQALQKGITVEISERSQLIDKNGLEIPIDDSIAPIKDDRGNIVGTMLVFQDISERQQVEAMHQKQIEQEQMLVQMEKMHELKDDFLSTVSHELRTPIANMKMAIQMLKTSPSSEKRQRYLEILQAECNREAELITELLDLQRLETASYPTLVQEAVNLQEWLPQIMEPFLIRAQENQQLLEIRLDPNLSQILTDRASLERAIAELANNACKYTPMGGAIVVSVQPQLAPCTAYQLPTTRTIFTVRNQAEIPATELPKIFEKFYRIHNSDRWKQGGTGLGLTLVQKLVEHLQGTLQVESQEGWTTFTMELPDEQGAVISDR; this comes from the coding sequence ATGAATATTCCAGCAAAAATATTGGTGGTTGAGGACGAAGGGATCGTTGCCAAAGATATAGAAAATCGGCTACAGAAGTTTGGTTACCATGTCTGTAAAACTGTCGCAACTGGAGAAGATGCGATCGCACAAATTAGCGAACTCAAACCAGACTTAGTACTCGTGGATATTCGCTTGCAAGGAGATATGGACGGCATAGCGGTAGCTCAAATTTTACATCATCATTTCGAGCTTCCTGTGGTCTATCTAACTGCAAGTTCCGACGAATACATTGTCACTAGAGCGCTGGCAACACACCCCTTTGGTTATATTGTCAAACCTTTTAGAGAGCAAGAACTAAAAACAACAATCGAGATCGCGCTAAATAAATATTTAGTAGAACAAAATCTCAAACAAAACAAATACTGGTTGAGAACTGTATTAAAAAGTATTAATAATGGCGTAATTGCTAGCGATACAGAAGGAAAAATTACTTTGATGAATCCAATTGCAGAAGCTCTGACTGGTTGGAATCGACAAGATGCCTGCGGTAAAGAAGCAACAGAAGTTGTCAAAATTATCCCGACACAAACTATATCAGAACACCCAATTCAACAAGCTTTACAGAAAGGAATAACAGTCGAGATTTCAGAGCGATCGCAACTGATCGATAAAAATGGTTTAGAAATACCCATTGACGACAGCATTGCGCCAATTAAAGACGATCGAGGAAACATTGTAGGCACGATGTTAGTTTTTCAGGATATTAGCGAACGACAGCAGGTCGAAGCTATGCATCAAAAACAAATCGAGCAAGAACAGATGTTGGTGCAAATGGAGAAGATGCACGAACTCAAAGATGATTTTTTAAGCACTGTTTCTCATGAGTTACGTACACCGATTGCCAACATGAAAATGGCAATTCAAATGTTAAAAACTTCTCCTAGTAGTGAAAAAAGACAACGATATTTAGAAATCTTGCAAGCAGAATGCAATCGAGAAGCTGAGTTGATTACCGAACTACTCGATCTGCAAAGATTAGAAACAGCGTCTTATCCCACCCTCGTACAAGAAGCGGTTAACTTACAAGAATGGCTACCTCAAATTATGGAGCCTTTTCTGATTCGCGCCCAAGAAAATCAACAATTACTAGAAATTCGGCTCGATCCTAATCTATCGCAAATCTTGACAGACCGCGCCAGTTTGGAGCGAGCGATCGCCGAACTAGCAAACAATGCCTGTAAGTATACTCCAATGGGAGGCGCGATCGTCGTAAGCGTGCAGCCGCAACTTGCGCCTTGCACCGCTTACCAACTACCAACTACACGCACGATCTTTACCGTCCGCAACCAAGCAGAAATTCCCGCAACAGAATTACCAAAGATTTTTGAAAAATTTTATCGCATTCACAACAGCGATCGCTGGAAACAAGGGGGTACGGGATTAGGATTAACTTTAGTACAAAAATTGGTAGAACACCTTCAAGGAACGCTTCAGGTAGAAAGTCAGGAAGGGTGGACTACATTCACTATGGAATTACCTGATGAGCAGGGAGCAGTTATCAGCGATCGGTGA